TGGCGCTGCAGACCATTGCCGCGCTCTACCAGCGCGAGGCGCGCCCCGTCGTGAAGGACGCCAAGGCCTTCCTGGCCGAGTCGGCCATGGCCGCGCATCAGCAGATCATGCGTTACGCGAGCCACAAGGCCATGCTCGACACGCCGCGCACCACCGTCGTCGCGGCCGTGCTCCAGGGCACAACCGCGACGTGGATGCACTGCGGCGATTCGCGCCTGTACGTCGTGCGCGACGGCCGCCTGCTGGTGCGCACGCGCGACCACTCGCACGCCGAACGCCCCAAGCCGCACGGCTCCGACATGCCCGTCAACCGCAATCTGCTGCTGACCTGCCTCGGCTCGCCGACCACGCCGCTGTTCGACGTCTCGGCGCCGCTGCAGCTGCAGCGCGGCGACCGCATCATGCTGTGCTCCGACGGCGTCTGGGGCGTGCTCGACGACGAACTGATCGTGCACACCCTCTCGTCCGACAAGCCCGTGTCCGACGCCGCCCCCGATCTCGCCGAGATGGCCCTGCGCAAGGGCGGTGCCCACAGCGACAACGTCACGCTGATCGCGCTCGAATGGGAAATGCCCGACAGCACGGGCGACGATCGCAGCGGCGTGTCTACCGAAACCATCGAAGACGGCGTGTTCGCCTCGACCATCCAGGCCGGCATGCCGTCGGACAACGAAATCGACGACCTCGACGAAGACGCCATCGAGCGCTCCATCGCCGAAATCAACGAAGCCATTCGCCGTTCCGCTGCACGCAAGACCTGAGCGCGCGGCTTTTCTCTTTCTTTTCTGTTCTCCAACAAATGACTGCTTTCACACGAAGCGGCGGCCGCGCCGCCGACCAGCTGCGCCCGGTGCGCATCACCCGCGGCTTCACCATCCACGCCGAAGGCTCGGTGCTGATCGAGTTCGGCCAGACGCGCGTGCTGTGCACCGCCTCGGTCGAAGAGAAGGTGCCGCCGCACAAGAAGGGCAGCGGCGAAGGCTGGGTCACCGCCGAATACGGCATGCTGCCGCGCGCCACGCACACCCGCAGCAGCCGAGAGGCGGCCAAGGGCAAGCAGACCGGCCGCACGCAGGAAATCCAGCGCCTCATCGGCCGCTCGATGCGCGCCGTGTTCGACCTCGCCGCCCTCGGCGAACGCACCATCCACCTCGACTGCGACGTGCTGCAGGCAGACGGCGGCACGCGCACCGCGGCCATCACCGGCGCCTTCGTCGCCGCGCAGGACGCCGTCAACAAGTTGCTGGCCGCCGGCACCCTCAAGGCCTCGCCCATCAAGGGTCACGTGGCTGCCATTTCGGTGGGCATCGTCGAAGGCACGCCGCTGCTCGACCTCGAATACACCGAAGACTCCGCCTGCGACACCGACATGAACGTCGTCATGACCGGCGCCGGCCATTTCGTCGAAGTGCAGGGCACGGCCGAAGGCGTGGCCTTCACGCGCGAAGAAATGAACATCCTGCTCGGCCTGGCCGAGAAGGGCATCGGCGAGCTCGTGACCCTGCAACAGCAGGCGCTGCTGCCATCGAACTGACCAACAGCTACTGGCGCTCGCCGAACGGGCGCCACAGCCACTTTTGACTTTTTATGAAACTGGTTCTGGCTTCTAACAACGCAGGCAAGCTCGCCGAACTCCAGCAGCTGTTTGCCGAGCTGTCCGTCACCCTGGTGCCGCAGTCGGCACTGGGCGTGGGCGAGGCTGAAGAACCCTTCCGCACCTTCGTCGAGAACGCACTGACCAAGGCGCGCCACGCCAGCGCCGCCACCGGCCTGCCGGCCATGGCCGACGACGCGGGCCTGTGCGTCGATGCCTTCGGCGGCCTGCCGGGCGTCGACACCGCCTTCTACGCCACGCAGTTCGGCTACACCAAGGGCGACGCCAACAACGTGAAGGCGCTGCTCGAACAGCTCGACGGCGTGGCCAACCGCCGCGCCGCGCTCGTGAGCACGCTGGTCGCGCTGCGCAGCCACGACGACCCCGAGCCGCTCATCGCCGTCGGCCGCGTGGTCGGCGAGATCGCGCCCGCACCCGTTGGCGACAACGGCTTCGGCTTCGACCCCGTCATGTACCTGCCGGCCTTCGGCAAGACCTTTGCCCAGTTGCCGCCCGAAGTGAAGAACGCCAACAGCCACCGCGGCCGCGCGGCGCAGGCCATGCTGGCGTTGATGCGCGAGCGCTGGCTGTAATGGCCACCACCTTCCCGATCCTGCCGGCGCAGCCCACGGGCGCGCCGCAGGCCAACGACGTGCTGCACTGGATGCGGTCCGGTCCGCTGCAACTCAGCGCGCTGCCGCCGCTGTCGCTCTACATCCACCTGCCGTGGTGCCTGCGCAAATGCCCATACTGCGACTTCAACTCGCACGAATGGCGCGCGGCGAGCGAGGCCGAGATCGACGGCATTCCCGAGGCGGCGTACATCGACGCGCTGGTGGCCGACCTCGACGCTGCATTGCCACTCATCTGGGGCCGCACCGTCCACACCATCTTCATCGGCGGCGGCACGCCCAGCCTGTTCTCGCCGCAAGCCATCGACCGCTTGCTGGGCGACGTGCGTGCGCGCCTCAAGCTCACGCCCGACTGCGAGATCACGCTCGAAGCCAACCCCGGCACCTTCGAGCGCAACCGCTTCCGCGCGTACCGCTCGGCTGGCGTCACGCGCCTTTCGGTGGGCGTGCAGAGCTTCAACGACGAGCACCTGAAGGCGCTGGGCCGCGTGCACGACCGTGCGCAGGCCATCGCAGCCCTGGAAGAGGCCGCGAGCACCTTCGACACCTTCAACCTCGACCTGATGTACGCGCTGCCGGGCCAGACCCTGGAAGGCCTCGACGCCGACCTGTCGCAGGCACTGGCGCTCGCGCCGCCGCACATCTCGGTGTACCACCTGACCATCGAACCCAACACCTGGTTCGCCAAGTTCCCGCCCACGCTGCCCGAAGACGACATTGCCTACGCCATGCTCGACCGCATCACCGAGCGCACCAGCGCCAGTGGCATGTCGCGCTACGAGGTGTCGGCCTATGCGCGCGAGGGGCACCAGTGCGCGCACAACCTCAACTACTGGCAGTTCGGCGACTACCTTGGCATTGGCGCCGGCGCGCACAGCAAGCTGAGCTTTGCGCACCGCATCGTCCGGCAGGTGCGCTTTCGCGAGCCGCGCCTGTACATGGAGAACGCGCGCGCGGGGGCCGCGGTGTCGCAGAGCGACGAAGTGGCGCTGGCCGATCTGCCGTTCGAGTTCATGCTCAATGCGCTGAGGCTGAAGACGGGCTTCACGCTGCCGCAATTCAGCGAACGCACGGGGCTGGCGATGACGTCGATCCAGCGTGGTCTTGAAGAAGCAGAGCGCAAGGGGCTCGTGGCACGCGACCTGTTTCGCGTGTGGCCGACCGAGCGCGGACTGGATTTTCTGAGCGATCTGCAGGCGATGTTCCTGCCCGATGAAGAGTAGGGCAGCGCCGTCGGCATAAAATCCACGGTTCCGGAGAGTTGGGTGAGTGGTTTAAACCAGCAGTCTTGAAAACTGCCGACGTGAAAGCGTCCGTGAGTTCGAATCTCACACTCTCCGCCAAGACGAGTATTTTCAACACACCAGAACGCGCCGCAAGGCGCGTTTTTCATTGGGCAATGCCTATACTCTGCCGCCTCAAGCAGCCTTAACATGCCGTGAAAGCGCTTTTGGGATGGCCGGTGGTATGGCCGGCAGGAAGCGATGCCGAAGCGATCTCGTGAACTGTCTGCAATGGAGGTAGGGCGCCTGCGCGAAGAGGGCGATCACAACGTGGGCGGCATCCCTGGCCTGTATCTCCAAATCATCGACGGGTCACGCTCGTGGATATTGCGTTACACGATTGAAGAGCCGCGGGGGGCGCTGAGAGTCAGTGATGAGAACAGTCTTGATCGAGGGAGCCGTAGGTGAAGCGTGACGTTGGTCTTGCGAGATTCCTACTGCTTGCCGTTGTGCTTTCCGTGTCAGCGGCAACCGCTTGGCAGATCTGGTCGACTCGAAAGCATGCGCTGGCCGAGATCGACGTCGGCAACCTCAACCTGGCCAAGGCGCTGAACATCTATGCTGACGGTGTCTTCACCCAAAGCGCAGTCCTGTTGCTCGGCCTGTCCGAGCGGCTCGAGGCGGAAGGTCGCGAGCCGGAGAGCCTGCGACGCATACAGTCGTTGGTCAGAGGTCAAGAACAGTTGCTGGACCAACTCAGTGGCATCTCCATCCTTGATGCTCAGGGCGATTCGATCCTGCAATCCAGGACGGGTGGACCCTCCGGCAACAGCAGTGCCGAGCGCGCTTATTTTCTGCACCATCGGAACAGTCCTTCGCGGGATTTTTTCATCGGCCCGCCCATAAAGAGCCGGTCTTCCGGAGAATGGGTGATTACTATCAGTCGGCGCCTTGAAGATCCCGATGGGAAATTCACCGGCGTGGTGGCCGTCACGCTTGCCGTCGAGAGTTTCCTGCAACCCTTTGGATCGATCGACATCGGTAGTAGCGGCGCGATTAGCTTGGCGACCACCAGCGGGCAGTTGTTGGTGCGTTATCCATACCGTGAACAGGACGTGGGCCGAGACTTCTCCAAGTCGCCGAACTTCCTTCGTCACTATGCCGATGTTGCATCGGGCACTGCGTCCTTCCGCTCGAGCCTCGACGGAATTCCGCGAATCTATGCCTTCCGCAAAAGCGATCGCTACCCGGTGGTAACTACTGTTGCACTCGGCCAGAGCGAGGCGTTGCGAGCGTGGCGGCGCCAGTCACTTCTGACGCTCAGCGTGGTTGGCGTTTTGCTCGCGACCATGGCAATGGTGGGCCGGCGTTTGATCATCAACATTCAGCATCGCGTCAGTGCAGAGGCTTCATTGATGGCTGCGCGTGAAGAGCTTTTGAAAGCCAACGGCCAACTCGAACTGCTTGCGACCCAGGATCAGCTCACCGGGGTGGCCAATCGTCGTGGCTTCGATGAGACCTTGAGCTTGGAATGCCGGCGAGCCGCACGAGAAGGAGCCTCTCTTGCCTTGGTTCTCATTGATCTGGATTATTTCAAGCACTTCAATGATACCTACGGCCACTTGGCGGGCGATAAGTGTCTACAGACCGTTGCCGCGGAACTGCAGCATTGCGCTCGCCGTCCGGGAGACCTGGTCGCGCGCTATGGAGGGGAGGAACTGGTTGTGATTCTGCCTCGCACTGATCTGCAGGGCGCCAAAGACGTCGCTGACCTGCTGGTAGCGCGCATCCATGCCTTGAATATTCCGCACCGCGCGAGTCCTCACGGACGTGTCACATGTAGCGCCGGGGCCTCGAGCTTTCAAGGAATCCATGCGGACGGCGTCGAGCGTCGGCTTATCGAAGCTGCCGATCGCGCGCTCTACGAAGCCAAAGAGTCTGGGCGCAACAGGTCGGCGAGTTGAGTGCTGAGTATTTGTAAGCCACCGGCTGGCGCGCCGGTGCATTGGTCAGAGCGACTATTCGTCTGAGATGTAATAGTCCGCTCGAGGCCGTTGCTGACGGCTGGACCGTTTAGGGCGTGATGTCTGTGACGTGTTGAAGCAGAGCGAACGCCACGCGCCATGCGCTTCCGTCAAAGTAGTTTTTGAAGCCGAAGCGATTGGGGGAAGCGGACGAAAATTCGAACACCCGAAAGATGTGGCCATGAAGTTTCTTGATCTGATCGCGTTCTCCAGGCCTTCGATGCACGCCATACGCATCGAACTGAAGCGAGGCAACTCCAATGCAGTCGCGCACTGGCCAGTAGAGTTGGTGTCGTTATGCGCAGCTTGGCAGCAGCGATGTGCAGCCCCCGGATACCTGATGCAGCGAGGGCGACCGAAGCGCTGGGCGGACCTGCAGGCGCACAACTGCTTGAGCTTCTCCTTGTCGAACCTGTCGCGCCCGGACGAATAAAGGTGCGCAGAAGCGCGTTGCCGTCAAGGGAACCTTGCGGGCCAACAACGGGGATGCGTTGGTCACGGCCGCGGTTGCCGGGCTTGGTGTTCTCTACGAGCCCGAATTCATCGTGGCCGACGCCATTCGGCAGGGCGCACTGGAGCGCATTGCACTGGATGCCGATACGGCGGATCTCGGAGGGATCCATCTGGTCCGTGCGCCTGAGCGGGCGCCCCCAGCGAAGGTGCGCGTCGTGAGCGAATTCCTTGTCGCGGCATTCA
This is a stretch of genomic DNA from Variovorax paradoxus. It encodes these proteins:
- a CDS encoding diguanylate cyclase domain-containing protein, with product MKRDVGLARFLLLAVVLSVSAATAWQIWSTRKHALAEIDVGNLNLAKALNIYADGVFTQSAVLLLGLSERLEAEGREPESLRRIQSLVRGQEQLLDQLSGISILDAQGDSILQSRTGGPSGNSSAERAYFLHHRNSPSRDFFIGPPIKSRSSGEWVITISRRLEDPDGKFTGVVAVTLAVESFLQPFGSIDIGSSGAISLATTSGQLLVRYPYREQDVGRDFSKSPNFLRHYADVASGTASFRSSLDGIPRIYAFRKSDRYPVVTTVALGQSEALRAWRRQSLLTLSVVGVLLATMAMVGRRLIINIQHRVSAEASLMAAREELLKANGQLELLATQDQLTGVANRRGFDETLSLECRRAAREGASLALVLIDLDYFKHFNDTYGHLAGDKCLQTVAAELQHCARRPGDLVARYGGEELVVILPRTDLQGAKDVADLLVARIHALNIPHRASPHGRVTCSAGASSFQGIHADGVERRLIEAADRALYEAKESGRNRSAS
- the hemW gene encoding radical SAM family heme chaperone HemW, which codes for MATTFPILPAQPTGAPQANDVLHWMRSGPLQLSALPPLSLYIHLPWCLRKCPYCDFNSHEWRAASEAEIDGIPEAAYIDALVADLDAALPLIWGRTVHTIFIGGGTPSLFSPQAIDRLLGDVRARLKLTPDCEITLEANPGTFERNRFRAYRSAGVTRLSVGVQSFNDEHLKALGRVHDRAQAIAALEEAASTFDTFNLDLMYALPGQTLEGLDADLSQALALAPPHISVYHLTIEPNTWFAKFPPTLPEDDIAYAMLDRITERTSASGMSRYEVSAYAREGHQCAHNLNYWQFGDYLGIGAGAHSKLSFAHRIVRQVRFREPRLYMENARAGAAVSQSDEVALADLPFEFMLNALRLKTGFTLPQFSERTGLAMTSIQRGLEEAERKGLVARDLFRVWPTERGLDFLSDLQAMFLPDEE
- a CDS encoding LysR substrate-binding domain-containing protein; translated protein: MRANNGDALVTAAVAGLGVLYEPEFIVADAIRQGALERIALDADTADLGGIHLVRAPERAPPAKVRVVSEFLVAAFNPSPLDNFMMCYLRRRQLDMAGRESATPSPLSCPIRLAKLS
- a CDS encoding PP2C family protein-serine/threonine phosphatase, which produces MKFSVFQVSRKGGRLKNEDRMGYCYTRESSLFVLADGMGGHPEGEVAAQLALQTIAALYQREARPVVKDAKAFLAESAMAAHQQIMRYASHKAMLDTPRTTVVAAVLQGTTATWMHCGDSRLYVVRDGRLLVRTRDHSHAERPKPHGSDMPVNRNLLLTCLGSPTTPLFDVSAPLQLQRGDRIMLCSDGVWGVLDDELIVHTLSSDKPVSDAAPDLAEMALRKGGAHSDNVTLIALEWEMPDSTGDDRSGVSTETIEDGVFASTIQAGMPSDNEIDDLDEDAIERSIAEINEAIRRSAARKT
- a CDS encoding non-canonical purine NTP pyrophosphatase gives rise to the protein MKLVLASNNAGKLAELQQLFAELSVTLVPQSALGVGEAEEPFRTFVENALTKARHASAATGLPAMADDAGLCVDAFGGLPGVDTAFYATQFGYTKGDANNVKALLEQLDGVANRRAALVSTLVALRSHDDPEPLIAVGRVVGEIAPAPVGDNGFGFDPVMYLPAFGKTFAQLPPEVKNANSHRGRAAQAMLALMRERWL
- the rph gene encoding ribonuclease PH, translated to MTAFTRSGGRAADQLRPVRITRGFTIHAEGSVLIEFGQTRVLCTASVEEKVPPHKKGSGEGWVTAEYGMLPRATHTRSSREAAKGKQTGRTQEIQRLIGRSMRAVFDLAALGERTIHLDCDVLQADGGTRTAAITGAFVAAQDAVNKLLAAGTLKASPIKGHVAAISVGIVEGTPLLDLEYTEDSACDTDMNVVMTGAGHFVEVQGTAEGVAFTREEMNILLGLAEKGIGELVTLQQQALLPSN